The genomic stretch CTCACGCCCGGCATGATGCAGTATTTGTTCCTTTCCCTGTTCGACGGCGCTACGAATTATAAGACAGTGTCCAGCCACCTCGAGAATTTTTGGGCGGCGGCCAAGCAGGCGAACCAGAGCAACTGCCTCATCTCTTTGCTTACCAACCCCATTGCGGCGCTGTGCAGCATCAAGGACCAAATCGCAAACCAGTATGATGAAGAGAGCCGCAGCAAAGACAAGAAAGACGAAGCAGCAGGGCAAGCACTGGAGACTGCCGCAGAAAAATCGGCCACCCAGGCGGCTGGCGCTGAAACGGAGGTGACCGAAGCGCCCAATGGCGACAAAGCCAAGAAGGCAAAGGGCGGCAAGAAATAATTCTCTGAGGTGAAACATGATTTTGCTTAATTGGCTGACCGTCACCGGACTGCTGTTGTGCCTGTGCGGGGTGGTGATTTTCGCGTGGGGCTTCATCATTCCGAGGATGCAGGCTCTCGAAGTCGGCGTCGCGCGCATTCCCGGCGAAACCGCGGAGGAAAACCTCGGCCTGCCGGCGGTGTGTGATCGGCGGCGCATGGCGCGGCGCGCGTTGTGGGGCATGCTGTTTTTGGTGGCCGGGTTCATTTTGCAGATTTTGGGCAATTTGCCGGTGCTGCCCTGACCCTGCGCAAAGGTGGTCAAGTTCACTATGGATTCTGACAAGCCAACCGAGGGGAGACAATCATGAGGCGGCATTTCTCTGGTGCGCTTTGCTTTTTCCTGACGCTCGCTATTGGCACGATCCCAGGCGCTGTTTTCGCCCAATCTCAGCAATCTGCCGAGGCCAAGCGCTATACTGATTTTGGCGAGCTTTACCGCCAGTCTGAGAAGTATGAGGCTGCCACGCAAATGTACAAAAAGGCGATTCAGATCGATCCGGATTACTTTCCTGCTCATTTCGGACTTGCCAGACTCCTGCTTGAGACTGACTCTCTTGAAGAAGCCGTGGCCGAATTCAAAGTGGCGCTTCGCATTAACCCAGCCCATGAGGACGCTCACGCCTTTCTGGGAGAGGTCTATCGCCGGCTGAAGAGATATGATCTCGCCATTGCCGAGCTGGAGCAGGCCATAAAGATCGATCCAAGTGACGCGTGGAACCACAAAGTGCTGGCCGATGCCTACTATGGGGCAGACCGTTACGACGAAGCCATTGAGCAATCCAACAAGGCACTGGAGTTGCGCCCAGACTACGCTGACGCTTATGAGAGCTTGGGTAATGCCTATGCCGGCAAAAACGACTATCAAACCGCGGCAGAGAATTATCAAAAGGCGCTCAAACTGAATCCGGAGGATCGGACTGTTCAAGTAAAATTGGAACTGGTTCTGGCGGCGCATCCGCTCGGCAATTTGGGTACGGCAAGTGCGACGCTGGAGTTCCTGAAAAGCAAAGTGGCAGAGGATCCGTCTAACCCCGTGCACCGGTACTCGCTCGGGGCCCTGTACTCATTGCTCGATAGTCTGGATGCCGCGGAGCGGGAGCTGAAAGAGGCCTTGGCGCTTCGCCCCGCCGAGGACGAGACCAGGGCCAATGCTCACGCAAGCCTGGCAAAGGTTTACGTCAAGCAAAAGAGGTATGAGTTGGCATTTGATGAAATCAAAGCGGCGATTGACCTGAATCCCCAGAATCCGGACTACATCAAAACCAAAGGAGATATATTCGCGGACCGCGACGGCAATCAAGATCGTTACGAAGCAATATCGGCCTATCAGCAGGCCATTCGTCTGGACCCCTCCCATGAGGATGCACATGCCATGTCAGGCGAAGTCTATCGGCGACTGGAGAAATATGACGAAGCCATTGCGGCGCTGCAAGCGGCAACGAGAATCGACTCGGGTGATGCGTGGAATCATAAAGTGCTGGCAGATGCCTACAAGGGAAAGGACATGTACGATGAGGCCATCGCCGAGAGCAAAAAGGCGCTGGCGTTGAGGCCAAACTACACCGAAGCATACGTGAGTCTGGGTGACGCCTATGTAGGAAAAGATGACTACCAATCGGCGGCGGCAAGTTATGAGAAAGCCCTGGAGTTGAATCCATTCGACCCCACCATACGCGCAAAACTGGAGCTAGCAAAGGCGGGGCAGGCGGCAGATTCGGGAGGAAATCTGATGGGCGGTGTCGCAGTTTTGGAACTATTGAAGCTGAAAGTGACCGAGAATCCCTCAGATCCGGAGGCGCACTATCTGCTCGGAAGGTACTATGAGTTGATCGATAGTCTTGCAGCGGCCGAACGAACGTATAAGCAGGCTCTTCGCCTCAAACCGGATTATGCCGAGACTCATAAAGACCTGGCGGACGTCTATCGGAAAATGAAAAAATACGCATTGGCACTTGAAGAAGTTCAAACGGCCATCAGGCTTGATCCCGCTGACGCTGCAAATTACAAGCGCAGAGGCGATATCTACTATGATCGCGAGCAGTCTCCTGAAGATTTGAACCAAGCACTGATCGCCTACGCGAAGTCTGTCGAGCTTGACCCACTGTATGCCGATGGCTACTCGGCTTGGGGCGAGGCTTTGCGTTATATGAAACGATATGAGGAAGCGATCGAAAAACTCCAGCGTGCGATTGCTTTGGAACCCGAAGACGCTTGGGCGCACAAGAAGCTGGCCGACACTTACTTTGGGCTGGGGGATCGGGATGACAACAGTGAAAACTACAGCCGGGCCATCGAAGAGTACCGGCAGGCGCTTCAGCACCGGCCAAATTTCCCGGAGGCTTACGTGGGAATGGCGCAAGCGCTACGCGTTTTGAGGCGTTATGATCAGGCAATCGAAATCCTGAAACTGGCCCTGCAATTGAGCCCAGAAAATGAAGATATCTATTCTGCTCTGGGGGAGACATATCGCCTAAATAAGCAATCTGATTTGGCAATTCCGGCGCTCAAGAGGGCAATTGCGCTGGCTCCCAAAGACCACTTTCCACACCAAGTATTGGGTTCGATTTTTGTCGAACAATCGCAGTATGAGGATGCCATCCATGAAACCAAGATCGCGATAAAGTTGAGGGCGGAGCAGGGTGAGCCGCGGCAGACGGAGTTGTACCTGCGGCTGTGCCGAGCCTATTTCCTGCGCCATGGCGGCTCTTCCGATTTCATCAGAACTGCCCTGGGTAAGGAGACTGATCCTGTGTTTGTCCTCATGATGCAGGCTGTCCTCGACCTCAAAGACGTGCGCACTGATTTGGCCATGGCAAAGCTCAATGAGCTGCAGCGCATCGACTCGGCCCTTTATGAGGATCTGGAAATCAGTGAGTTGGGAGAAATCTTCGAAGGAATCGAAGACACTGGAAGGAAGCGTGAATAGCAATAAATGTAACAAATCTGCTCACTATGCTACTTACCTCATGGTGACGTGTTGCAGTCTATGAAACAGCCAATTACACACCTGTCGCTGCTGGCATGGTGTTTGTCTCAACTGTTTACTCCTCTGAATGCTCTGAGCCAGGAGCATGACTTTGAAAAACTTCTCAAGGAAGCGATGACCCGGTTCAATCGTTCTGAGTACACAGTTGCGGAGGATCGTTTCGCTCAGGTCTTGAGAGTCTCGCCCAATCATCCCGAAGCCTGTTTGTACATGGGATTCATCAAGTACTATCGGGGCGGCTCTTCGGATATTGAAGTAGCGAAGTGGTGGTCGCGGGGGCTGCGGGCGGGAGGCAAGATTCCTGACAAGCTGTTAAGCCTCATTAAGGCACGGGCCGCAAAACTGAGTGAGACCGGCCAAGAGTCCTTAGCGGCCAGAAGGTATGATCGCGCTCGCGAATACTTTGAGTTGGCTCGCGACTTGGATCCGCAATTGCCTGAGATCGAGAGCAGGATAAAGCGGGTAAATGACATCACTGCTGAAATTGATTCTCTTGTGAGGCGGGGAGAAGAACGCCTGAGACGAGGCGATTGGCAAGCGGCAGAGGGGGCGTTCAGCAGGGCCTTACGGCTTGATCCCCAGAACAGAGCCGCAGAAGCGGGCCGCGCGCACAGTAGGTTGAAAGCGCACCAAATGAGTGTCTTGACGGAAGGAGTTCAAAAACTGAAATTGTGGAATTTCAGCGGGGCAGAGGAGAGCTTTCAGCAGGCCCGCATGATTGACTCTAGTTCCAGCGAAATAAAGCAGCATCTTCTCATACTGGATTACTTCAAAAAGGCTGAGAGCCTGCGTGGCAAAAGCGACAGCGTGGTGAGCGCATTAACGCTTTGGCAGAAAGGTCTGCG from bacterium encodes the following:
- a CDS encoding tetratricopeptide repeat protein — translated: MRRHFSGALCFFLTLAIGTIPGAVFAQSQQSAEAKRYTDFGELYRQSEKYEAATQMYKKAIQIDPDYFPAHFGLARLLLETDSLEEAVAEFKVALRINPAHEDAHAFLGEVYRRLKRYDLAIAELEQAIKIDPSDAWNHKVLADAYYGADRYDEAIEQSNKALELRPDYADAYESLGNAYAGKNDYQTAAENYQKALKLNPEDRTVQVKLELVLAAHPLGNLGTASATLEFLKSKVAEDPSNPVHRYSLGALYSLLDSLDAAERELKEALALRPAEDETRANAHASLAKVYVKQKRYELAFDEIKAAIDLNPQNPDYIKTKGDIFADRDGNQDRYEAISAYQQAIRLDPSHEDAHAMSGEVYRRLEKYDEAIAALQAATRIDSGDAWNHKVLADAYKGKDMYDEAIAESKKALALRPNYTEAYVSLGDAYVGKDDYQSAAASYEKALELNPFDPTIRAKLELAKAGQAADSGGNLMGGVAVLELLKLKVTENPSDPEAHYLLGRYYELIDSLAAAERTYKQALRLKPDYAETHKDLADVYRKMKKYALALEEVQTAIRLDPADAANYKRRGDIYYDREQSPEDLNQALIAYAKSVELDPLYADGYSAWGEALRYMKRYEEAIEKLQRAIALEPEDAWAHKKLADTYFGLGDRDDNSENYSRAIEEYRQALQHRPNFPEAYVGMAQALRVLRRYDQAIEILKLALQLSPENEDIYSALGETYRLNKQSDLAIPALKRAIALAPKDHFPHQVLGSIFVEQSQYEDAIHETKIAIKLRAEQGEPRQTELYLRLCRAYFLRHGGSSDFIRTALGKETDPVFVLMMQAVLDLKDVRTDLAMAKLNELQRIDSALYEDLEISELGEIFEGIEDTGRKRE